The following are encoded in a window of Thermodesulfobacterium geofontis OPF15 genomic DNA:
- a CDS encoding transglutaminase family protein: protein MNKEEKIYKVESAVKIFTYSTGFLSFVILFGKISFSFYFFSFLLFLVSIYLEYQKIHIKRAFINISAILLVVLKFYDVSLETILYRSLEVLLFLLSLKFLEEKKFRDYMQIYLISVLILAGSTLISFDIIFLVYLFLYILILNISIILLTYSSQDREISLSEKVLVKIFLKTSFIPLLAIPFTAFFFIILPRADFPIFGLLDKSAKAKTGFSENVRLGEVFEIQENNSVIFRAKTKKLKDELLYWRGITLNFFDGKTWISIKPKKIQNEIILKGLPVVQVIYLEPYGDRYLFGLDKPYSIDYQYGFTRPSQLSDFTFNLPNPIFSRIRYKVISILTEVIPEKDINKEIYLQIPQNISSKMQNLALSLKGKNDEETAIKILKFLKYGNYRYSLKDLPISANPLEDFLFKYKYGNCEYFASSMAILLRLNGIPARLIAGYKGGIYNEIGGYYLVRESDAHVWVEAFIKDKGWVRYDPTPSLSAPLKEKNTFSKLRLILETINYYYINFVLNYDFKKQVALLRSISNLTKIPKPEINKKLLLLFLGFILITGFVGFILAKNLRFFKKLKDEEKLIREFLKILETKGYKKNETEGLEEFVLKIKEDKMKAYALNFVKIFEESYYKDKPFNKEKLNKLRKILNEIKNSS, encoded by the coding sequence ATGAATAAAGAAGAAAAAATTTATAAAGTAGAAAGCGCGGTTAAAATATTTACTTATTCTACAGGATTTCTTTCTTTTGTTATTCTTTTTGGGAAAATTTCTTTTTCTTTTTATTTCTTTTCTTTCCTTCTCTTTTTAGTATCCATTTATCTGGAATATCAAAAAATTCATATAAAGAGGGCATTTATTAATATATCTGCTATTTTATTGGTAGTCCTTAAGTTTTATGATGTAAGCTTAGAAACAATTCTTTATCGTTCTCTTGAAGTTTTACTTTTTTTACTTTCTCTCAAATTTCTTGAAGAAAAAAAGTTTAGAGATTATATGCAGATTTATCTTATTTCTGTACTTATTCTTGCAGGAAGTACTTTAATTTCCTTTGATATCATTTTCTTAGTTTATTTATTTCTTTATATCCTTATTTTAAACATTTCCATAATCCTTTTGACTTACTCTTCTCAAGATAGAGAAATTAGTTTATCAGAAAAGGTGCTGGTAAAAATATTTTTAAAAACAAGTTTTATACCACTTTTAGCTATACCCTTTACAGCATTCTTTTTCATTATTTTACCGAGAGCAGATTTCCCTATTTTTGGATTATTAGATAAATCCGCTAAGGCTAAAACAGGTTTTTCAGAAAATGTAAGATTGGGAGAAGTATTTGAAATTCAAGAAAATAATAGTGTAATTTTCAGGGCAAAAACAAAAAAATTAAAAGATGAGCTTTTATATTGGAGAGGAATTACTCTTAATTTTTTTGATGGAAAAACTTGGATATCTATTAAACCTAAAAAAATTCAGAATGAAATAATTTTAAAAGGATTACCAGTAGTTCAGGTAATTTATTTAGAGCCTTATGGAGATAGATATTTATTTGGTTTAGATAAACCTTATAGTATTGATTATCAGTATGGCTTTACGAGACCTTCTCAATTAAGCGATTTTACTTTTAATTTGCCTAATCCTATTTTTTCAAGAATAAGATATAAAGTAATCTCAATTTTAACCGAAGTAATTCCTGAAAAAGATATTAATAAAGAAATTTATTTACAAATTCCTCAAAATATTTCTTCAAAAATGCAAAATCTTGCTTTATCTCTTAAAGGTAAAAATGATGAAGAGACTGCAATTAAAATCCTTAAATTTTTAAAATATGGAAATTATAGATACTCTCTTAAAGATCTTCCTATTTCAGCAAATCCTTTAGAGGATTTTTTGTTTAAATATAAATATGGTAATTGTGAATATTTTGCCTCTTCTATGGCTATTTTATTAAGATTAAATGGCATACCAGCAAGACTTATTGCCGGATATAAAGGCGGTATTTATAATGAAATAGGTGGATATTATTTGGTTAGAGAAAGCGATGCACATGTATGGGTTGAAGCCTTTATAAAAGACAAAGGTTGGGTAAGATATGATCCTACTCCGTCCTTAAGTGCTCCCTTAAAAGAAAAGAATACCTTTTCTAAACTCAGGCTTATATTGGAAACTATCAATTATTATTACATAAATTTTGTCTTAAATTACGATTTTAAAAAGCAAGTAGCTCTGCTTAGAAGTATCTCAAACCTTACTAAAATACCAAAGCCTGAAATTAATAAAAAACTCTTACTTTTATTTTTAGGTTTTATTTTGATAACAGGTTTTGTAGGATTTATTTTAGCTAAAAATTTAAGGTTTTTTAAAAAACTAAAAGATGAAGAAAAATTAATTAGAGAGTTTTTAAAAATTTTAGAAACTAAGGGCTATAAAAAAAATGAAACAGAGGGTCTTGAGGAATTTGTTTTAAAGATAAAAGAGGATAAAATGAAAGCTTATGCCTTAAATTTTGTTAAAATCTTTGAGGAAAGCTATTATAAGGATAAGCCTTTTAATAAAGAAAAACTTAATAAATTAAGAAAGATTCTCAATGAGATAAAAAATTCCTCTTAA
- a CDS encoding M48 family metallopeptidase yields the protein MRKKIKIINLIIFILTILISGCAPSIKEIPQIPKEVIEAERLKQRKIALFTYFERKERLNNIWYNLITGSAPLCKKTVRPVYGFEIHNKEMYKEEDIKILTEKFVLNDKPTVWYVHQNSPAFKAGLKVNDKILKINDKEIKDIRSAKEIMKNSKNLKLLIERNGETIELNMDSVEGCDYEVELVFHESINAWAAPEGKVYVTTGLMRFIQSDEELALVLGHELAHHVMGHITKKMGNVILGSLIDILIAVTTGVDTQGTFQQLGALVYSKEFEKEADYVGTYIAARGGYNIDNAVDIWRRMAVEFPSAISDVFLATHPSSPERFLLIEKTVKEIGEKKLKGEPLLPSSEYFKEKKNE from the coding sequence ATGAGAAAAAAAATAAAGATAATTAATTTAATTATTTTTATTCTAACAATCTTAATTTCTGGATGTGCACCTTCTATAAAAGAAATTCCACAAATTCCAAAAGAAGTAATAGAAGCAGAAAGACTTAAGCAAAGAAAAATAGCCCTTTTTACTTATTTTGAAAGAAAAGAAAGACTTAATAATATCTGGTATAATCTTATAACTGGATCAGCTCCGCTTTGTAAAAAAACTGTAAGACCGGTTTATGGATTTGAAATACATAACAAAGAAATGTATAAAGAGGAAGATATAAAAATATTAACAGAAAAATTTGTTTTAAATGACAAACCAACTGTATGGTATGTACATCAAAATTCTCCTGCTTTCAAAGCTGGTTTAAAAGTAAATGACAAGATTTTAAAAATAAATGATAAAGAGATAAAAGATATTCGATCTGCAAAAGAAATTATGAAAAATTCTAAAAATTTAAAATTACTTATAGAAAGAAATGGAGAAACAATTGAGCTAAATATGGATTCTGTCGAGGGTTGTGATTATGAGGTTGAACTTGTTTTTCATGAATCTATAAATGCTTGGGCTGCACCAGAAGGAAAAGTTTATGTTACTACTGGATTAATGAGATTTATTCAATCAGATGAAGAACTTGCTTTAGTATTAGGTCATGAGCTTGCTCATCATGTTATGGGACATATTACTAAAAAAATGGGAAATGTTATTTTAGGCTCTCTTATAGATATTTTAATTGCAGTAACCACAGGAGTTGATACACAAGGAACATTTCAACAATTGGGAGCTCTTGTTTATTCTAAAGAATTTGAAAAAGAAGCAGATTATGTAGGAACTTATATTGCTGCAAGAGGAGGATATAATATAGATAATGCTGTAGATATTTGGAGACGTATGGCAGTAGAATTCCCCAGTGCAATAAGTGATGTTTTCCTTGCCACCCATCCTAGCTCCCCTGAAAGATTTCTTCTTATTGAAAAAACTGTAAAAGAAATTGGAGAAAAGAAATTAAAAGGAGAACCCTTACTCCCCTCTTCAGAATATTTCAAAGAAAAAAAGAATGAATAA
- a CDS encoding molybdate ABC transporter substrate-binding protein produces MSSELPEIPINYREDLHNLEYLNDADLILFMAGNQFMVMEELLSAFQKRYPEIKKIFYETLPPGLELRQILAGGARFGNMEIRVTPDIYTAVSNEAMQELLKRGLIKEYFVYLHNRIVLMVRKGNPLGIKDVKDLARDEVRISQPGPLEDITRYIIEMYKKAGGEEFVHRIMEEKRAEGTTIFTLVHHRETPLRIVKDTADVGPVWATEVIYAKNQGLPVDMVEVGEEFDQRDKVNYYITILNNAPHPENAKKFLEFIKSSEAQEIYAKYGFVPHKR; encoded by the coding sequence ATGAGTTCAGAACTTCCTGAAATTCCTATAAATTATAGAGAGGATTTGCATAATTTAGAGTATCTTAATGATGCAGATCTTATTTTATTTATGGCAGGTAATCAATTTATGGTGATGGAAGAACTTCTTTCAGCTTTTCAAAAAAGATATCCTGAGATAAAAAAGATTTTTTATGAAACTCTTCCACCTGGACTTGAGCTTAGACAAATTCTTGCTGGAGGAGCCCGTTTTGGAAATATGGAAATAAGAGTTACTCCTGATATTTATACTGCAGTTAGCAATGAGGCAATGCAAGAACTTTTAAAAAGGGGATTGATTAAAGAATATTTTGTCTATCTTCATAATAGAATTGTATTAATGGTCCGAAAAGGTAATCCATTAGGAATAAAAGATGTAAAGGATCTTGCCAGAGATGAGGTGAGAATTTCTCAACCTGGTCCTCTCGAGGATATAACCCGTTATATTATAGAAATGTATAAAAAAGCTGGTGGGGAAGAGTTTGTTCATAGAATTATGGAAGAAAAAAGAGCTGAAGGAACAACTATTTTTACTTTGGTTCATCATAGAGAAACACCTTTAAGAATTGTTAAAGATACTGCTGATGTAGGTCCAGTTTGGGCAACTGAAGTAATATATGCTAAAAATCAAGGATTACCCGTTGATATGGTTGAGGTTGGAGAAGAATTTGATCAAAGAGATAAGGTAAATTACTACATTACTATTCTTAATAATGCCCCTCATCCAGAAAATGCTAAAAAATTTTTAGAATTTATTAAATCTTCGGAAGCCCAAGAAATTTATGCTAAATATGGATTTGTTCCTCACAAAAGATGA
- a CDS encoding RNA methyltransferase, with the protein MQVRPVAEPVKANLSNIAVVLVNPIYSENIGSTARACANFGISDLILVNPEPLEEEKMKAMATKSGIPILEKMKIFNDLPTALKNFNYVIGTTARLGKHRLVYHTPKEIAPYICELSINNKIALLFGNERFGLSNEELSYCDDVITIPTTEKASLNVSQAVVIILYEIFQAASIPKIPKPQLATFEELNIMYAIIEKTLESIDYIPHNNKILWFTNIKRFLSRLELTSREVKIIQGFCRKLLWALGKKLNLSFPKEQPLQNDRSEETYQKDKV; encoded by the coding sequence ATGCAAGTTCGTCCTGTTGCTGAGCCTGTCAAGGCAAATCTTTCAAATATAGCAGTTGTTCTTGTCAATCCTATTTATAGTGAAAATATTGGTTCTACTGCAAGAGCTTGTGCAAACTTTGGGATTTCTGATCTTATTCTTGTTAACCCAGAACCTTTAGAAGAAGAAAAAATGAAGGCTATGGCAACAAAATCAGGCATTCCTATTTTAGAAAAAATGAAAATTTTTAATGATCTTCCAACTGCTTTAAAAAATTTTAATTATGTGATTGGAACTACAGCAAGACTTGGAAAACATAGATTAGTTTATCACACTCCAAAGGAGATAGCTCCTTATATATGTGAACTTTCAATAAATAACAAAATCGCTCTCCTTTTTGGAAATGAAAGATTTGGTCTTTCTAATGAAGAATTATCTTATTGTGATGATGTTATTACTATACCTACTACAGAAAAGGCATCTTTAAATGTTTCTCAAGCAGTAGTTATAATTCTTTATGAAATTTTTCAAGCTGCAAGTATTCCAAAAATCCCTAAACCACAACTCGCAACTTTTGAAGAATTAAATATTATGTATGCTATAATTGAAAAAACATTGGAGTCCATAGATTACATACCTCATAATAATAAAATTTTATGGTTTACCAATATAAAAAGATTTCTTTCAAGACTTGAGCTTACTTCAAGAGAAGTGAAAATTATACAAGGATTTTGTAGAAAGCTTCTTTGGGCATTAGGTAAAAAACTTAATCTTTCTTTTCCAAAAGAGCAACCACTTCAAAATGATAGGTCTGAGGAAACATATCAAAAAGACAAAGTTTAA
- the rlmD gene encoding 23S rRNA (uracil(1939)-C(5))-methyltransferase RlmD, whose amino-acid sequence MQRIVKVEKIIFGGNGLARLPNGKIVFIPYVLPEEILQIRIKKDYGDYVEAEVEKILEASPYRREAPCIYYGTCGGCQLQHVIYPLQIEIKKEMLFDVFKRLGWKEEIPLERVVPSSKEFYYRNRLRFHVENENFKMGFVKRKTHEVLKIEKCLLGEEILNKVLSQLYETPSWIKLSYYSKRVKIETSPEENKVTLIFWTILKPQKEDLEGMLKIKELKAIFYWMKGRRPDGPFPEDSSYGGRRVFKNIDEILYYVQPGVFVQANWEINCAIMETLRSWDLSFEKVLDLHAGMGNFLFPFVLKREAKKLLGVDTDLRAIEDGLYTAEKAKLNGRLDLRNMSAIEALYSAVKEGEEFDLVLLDPPRGGCKELMRLLPEVAKKYIIYISCDAPTLVRDLLILKNLNYQLIKLCLFDMFPQTYHFEVVALLEKKD is encoded by the coding sequence ATGCAAAGGATCGTAAAGGTTGAAAAGATTATTTTTGGTGGAAATGGACTTGCCCGTCTTCCAAATGGTAAAATAGTTTTTATTCCTTATGTTCTACCTGAAGAAATTTTACAAATAAGAATAAAAAAAGATTATGGAGATTATGTAGAAGCTGAGGTAGAAAAGATTTTGGAAGCTTCTCCTTATAGAAGAGAGGCACCTTGTATTTATTATGGAACTTGTGGAGGTTGTCAACTTCAGCACGTTATTTATCCTCTCCAAATTGAAATAAAAAAAGAAATGCTTTTTGATGTCTTTAAAAGACTCGGTTGGAAAGAAGAAATACCTTTAGAAAGGGTTGTTCCTTCTTCTAAGGAATTTTATTATAGAAACCGTTTAAGATTTCATGTGGAAAATGAAAATTTTAAAATGGGATTTGTGAAAAGAAAAACTCATGAGGTTTTAAAAATTGAAAAATGTTTATTAGGTGAAGAAATACTTAACAAAGTTCTTTCTCAGCTTTATGAAACTCCTTCTTGGATAAAGCTTTCTTATTATAGCAAAAGAGTAAAAATTGAAACTTCCCCAGAGGAAAATAAAGTTACTTTAATTTTTTGGACCATACTAAAACCCCAGAAAGAAGATTTAGAAGGAATGTTAAAAATAAAAGAATTAAAAGCAATTTTTTATTGGATGAAAGGAAGACGTCCTGACGGACCTTTTCCAGAAGATAGTTCTTACGGTGGAAGAAGGGTGTTCAAAAATATAGATGAGATCCTTTATTATGTTCAACCTGGGGTTTTTGTTCAAGCAAATTGGGAAATTAATTGTGCTATTATGGAAACTTTAAGGTCTTGGGATCTTTCCTTTGAAAAAGTACTTGATCTTCATGCAGGAATGGGAAATTTCCTTTTTCCTTTTGTATTAAAAAGAGAAGCTAAAAAACTTTTAGGAGTTGATACAGATTTGAGAGCAATAGAAGATGGTCTTTATACAGCTGAAAAAGCAAAGCTAAATGGAAGACTTGATTTAAGAAATATGAGTGCTATAGAAGCACTCTATTCCGCTGTAAAAGAGGGAGAAGAATTTGATTTGGTACTTCTTGATCCCCCAAGAGGAGGATGTAAAGAATTGATGAGACTACTTCCTGAGGTTGCTAAAAAATATATTATATATATTTCTTGTGATGCTCCAACTTTAGTAAGAGACTTGTTAATTTTAAAAAATCTTAATTATCAACTTATTAAACTTTGTCTTTTTGATATGTTTCCTCAGACCTATCATTTTGAAGTGGTTGCTCTTTTGGAAAAGAAAGATTAA